In a single window of the Patescibacteria group bacterium genome:
- a CDS encoding glycosyltransferase family 2 protein, with amino-acid sequence MKDQKVSCIIPVYNEEKTVAKVVDLALKTPQIGELIVVNDGSTDNSIQNLTQFKDQIKIINLEKNHGKGYAIAQGIRKAKLPYILLLDADLINLKPFHISSIINPVLEQDVKMSVGDVLSNGVPLYSFLWQFSGQRCLPKKEIKPLLKKIEQTNYAMEIILNEAFRDSTVVVPLPSTKQLRVKKHEKDRNAFLGSTGFISGILEISQSIVAHKSKEYQQKFNEDLVKSIATYLNINAQKLKDFIQKF; translated from the coding sequence ATGAAAGATCAAAAAGTTAGTTGTATTATTCCTGTCTACAACGAAGAAAAAACAGTTGCAAAGGTAGTAGACCTAGCTCTAAAAACACCTCAAATTGGGGAGCTTATTGTTGTCAACGATGGCTCTACCGATAATAGCATCCAAAACCTTACTCAATTTAAAGACCAAATTAAAATTATCAATCTTGAAAAAAACCATGGCAAAGGCTACGCTATAGCACAAGGAATAAGGAAAGCTAAACTTCCCTACATACTCTTACTAGATGCAGATCTAATTAATTTAAAACCTTTTCACATTTCTTCAATCATAAACCCTGTTTTGGAGCAAGATGTAAAAATGTCTGTGGGTGACGTTCTTTCTAATGGTGTACCTCTATACTCATTCCTCTGGCAATTCAGCGGTCAACGCTGCCTCCCCAAAAAAGAAATTAAACCTCTCCTAAAAAAGATTGAGCAAACAAATTACGCTATGGAAATTATTTTAAACGAAGCATTTCGCGATAGCACTGTGGTAGTGCCTCTACCAAGTACTAAACAGTTGCGGGTTAAAAAACACGAAAAGGACCGAAACGCTTTTTTAGGATCTACTGGATTTATCTCTGGAATTTTGGAAATTTCCCAAAGTATAGTTGCACACAAGAGCAAGGAATATCAACAAAAGTTCAATGAAGACTTAGTCAAAAGTATAGCTACTTATCTAAATATAAATGCCCAAAAGCTAAAAGATTTTATCCAAAAATTTTAA
- a CDS encoding glycosyltransferase family 2 protein, translating to MTVSVIIPAYNEEATITTVVGTALKSDLVAEVLVINDSSTDKTSEVLPKNRKKVRLLTNNQNSGKGYSLYRGFKNAKSPVVVCLDGDLINLTKDHIQKLVQPILKKKRG from the coding sequence TTGACTGTATCTGTTATCATACCTGCATATAATGAAGAAGCCACCATCACAACTGTAGTGGGTACTGCTTTAAAAAGTGACTTAGTAGCAGAAGTACTAGTAATTAATGACAGCTCAACAGATAAAACAAGTGAAGTGCTACCCAAAAACAGGAAGAAGGTGCGTCTGCTGACCAACAATCAGAATAGTGGCAAGGGCTACAGCCTTTACCGCGGTTTTAAAAATGCAAAAAGCCCAGTTGTAGTTTGCCTAGATGGAGATCTAATAAACCTAACAAAAGACCACATCCAAAAACTAGTACAACCAATCTTAAAAAAAAAAAGAGGCTGA